TGGAATCGTAGATGACTGCGGCACCCTCTACCGTTGCCTTGCCCTGGTACGTGCCCAGCGTGTCGTCGGCATCCTCGCCATAGAAATAGTTGCCGGTGCTGGATTCAAGGCCGGCGCTGAAAATGACTTCCAGCTTTCCGGCTGCGAACAAGGGACCCATCAGTGAGACGCCGGTGCGATTCGCTGGGCTGTTCTGATACACGCCGAAGCCGGCCACGCGCCCCTGGAAGGAGCCCTCGTCGAAGAAGATGACGGCGCCACTGTCGATGACGGTGCCGGACGCGTCGCCCAGGGCCCAGCCCCACACGCCCTGGTAGGGGGTCACGATGTCAAACGCGGCGCTGGTGCCGACATTGCCCGCCGCGTCGTAGGCACGCGCGGTGAAGCCGGTGCGGGGTGCCGTGACGTCAGTCTCGTAGGTGAAGGGCGCCGCCTTGTCGGTGGCGAGTAGGGTGCTGCCCTGGTAGAACTCCACCCTTGAGACGCGGGTGTTGTCGCTGGCAGAAGCCGTCAGGACCACAATGCCATTGGCGTCCGAGATGCTGCGGCTCAGGCTGACGGTCGGTGCGGCCGTGTCCTTCGCGGCGGGTGTCGTACTTCCATCGCATGCGGTCAGGATCAGGGCGGCGGCCAACAGGGCTGAGCTGCTGAATTTCATGTGGGCACTCTAGTCCCGTGTTGTGGGACCGCGTGCCGCACATCCTGCAGTGAGCAATCAGGGCTGAGCTGCCCACCAGCCGTCGAACGGCGTGACGGGCAGTGCGCGTTTGTGGCGGGTGTTCACGAACATGGTCTCAATGCGCTCGGCGGCGCTGGCCTCGATGTCGCGGCCTTCCAGGTACGCGTCGATCTGGGCGTAGGTGACGCCCAGGGCGGCCTCGTCGGGCAGGCCGGGGCGGCCGTCCTCGAGGTCGGCGGTGGGCACCTTCTTCCACGCGCTCTCGGGCGCGCCGAGGTGCGCGAGCAGCTGCGCGCCCTGGCGTTTGGTCAGGCCGGTCAGGGGCGTGAGGTCCACGCCGCCGTCGCCGTACTTGGTGAAAAAGCCGGTGACCGCCTCGGCGGCGTGGTCCGTGCCGACCACAAGGAGGTTCAGCTGCCCGGCGATGGCGTACTGCGCGACCATGCGCTCGCGGGCCTTGACGTTGCCGCGCACGAAGTCGCGCAGGTCTGTGCCCAGGGCGTCGGCGGCGGCACGCGCGGCGGCGTCGGCGCTGGGGCAGATGTTCACGGTGACCGTGTGGTCCGGGCGGATGAAAGCCAGCGCCGCCTGCGCGTCAGCCTCGTCGGCCTGCACGCCGTAGGGGAGGCGCACGGCGATGAAGTTGGCCGCGCCGCCCCCGGCGCGCACGCGTTCGGCGGCGAGCTGGCACAGCCGGCCCGCCAGGGTGCTGTCCTGTCCGCCGCTGATGCCCAGCACGAAGCCGGCGGCGGGGGTGGCGCCCAGGTAGGCGCTGAGGAACGCGACGCGCCGCTCGACCTCGTGGGTGGGGTCAATGTCCGGCTGGACGTTCAGTTCGGCGCGGATGCGGTCGCGGAGCGCACTCATGACCCGGAGTATGAATCATGCCGGTGCCGGGTGAGTCGAGGACGAAGGCGGGCGGAGCGGACCGGAGGGTTCCTGGAGGGAAGCGCGCGTACACTCCGCTCGTGACCCCTGCGCCCCTGCCACCTGCGCCGTCGGCCGTGTTCACGGACCTGTATCAGCTCACCATGATGCAGGGGTACGTCGAGCACGGCCTGCACACGCAGGAAGCGGTGTTCGACCTGAGTTTCCGGCGTCGGCCGTTCCGGGGCGGGTACGCGCTGTGGGCGGGCCTGGAGCCCATGCTGGACGCGCTGGAGGCCCTGCACTTTACGGGGGACGAGCTGGCGTACCTGGACGGCCTGGGCCTGTTCCGCCCGGCGTTTGTGGACGCCCTGCGGGGGTGGCGCTTCACTGGGCGGGTGGACGCCTTCCGCGAGGGCAGCGTGGTGTTCGGGCACGAACCGTTGCTGACCGTGACCGCGCCGCTGTGGGAAGCGCAGCTCGTCGAGACCATGCTGCTGAACACCCTGAACTTCCAGACGCTGGTCGCCACGAAGGCCGCGCGCTGCGTGCTGGCCGCCGCGTCGAGCCCGCACGGGGGCACGGTCGTGGAGTTCGGCGCGCGCCGGGCGCAGGGGCCGGACGGCGCGCTCTCGGCCACGCGCGCGGCGGTGGTGGGCGGCGCGGTCGGCACCAGCAACGTGGAGGCCGGCCTGCGCTGGGGGCTGCCGGTCACCGGGACGCACGCGCACGCGTGGGTGGAGAGCTTTCCCGACGAACTGAGCGCGTTCCGCGCGTACGCCCGCACATACCCGGACGCCACGACCCTGCTGCTCGACACGGTGGACACCCTGGCGAGCGGCCTGCCGAACGCGCTGACGGTCGCCCGCGAGCTGCGCGCCGCCGGGCACGAGCTGCGCGGCGTGCGATTGGACAGCGGCGACCTCGCGTACCTGTCGCGGCGGATTCGGGCGGACCTCGACGCGGCGGGTTTCGAGGACGTGCGGATCGTGGCCAGCAACGACCTCTCGGAGGACGTGATCACCGCGCTGATCGCGGAGGGCGCGCGGATCGACGTGTACGGCGTGGGCACCCAGCTCGTCACGGCGGGTGGCGAGGGCGGTGGCGCGCTGGGCGGCGTGTACAAGCTGGTGCAGCTGGGCGGGCGGCCCCGCATGAAGCTCACCGCCGATCCCGGCAAGGCCAGCGTGCCGGGCGTCAAGCACGTGTGGCGCGGCGCAGAGGGCCCGGCACCCGACGCGCCCTACGCGTGGGACGTCCTGACGCTTGGGGAGCCGCCCGAGCCGGGCGACGTGGTGAGCGACCCCGTGAACCCGCTGCGCGCCGCGCGTGTGCCCGCCGGGCTGCACTGGGCGCCGGCCCGTGAGATGGTCATGCGGGGTGGCGTCCGCACGGGCGCGCCCGAGGCCCTGCTGGACGTGCAGGCGCGGGCGCGGCGCGAACTCGCCCGTGTGCCGGCCGGCACCCGCCGCCTGCTGAACCCGCACGTGTACCGCGTGAGCCTCGCCCCGGAGGTGGCCGCCCTGCGCGACCGGGAACGCGCGCGGCTGCTGGGCCAGTCCAGCGCGTGACCGACGTGCTCCGCCGCTTCCCTGCGATGCCGGTCGATTCCGCTGGCCCCCGACCGGTCGAGGACGATCACCGCACGCCAGTCTGGGCGCATCCATGAGCCCCGTGGACGGCGCGGTGTTCATCGGGCGCTGCCAGCCGCCGCACGACGCGCATGTCGGGGCGGTCCTGGCGGCGCTGGACGCCGCGCCGCGCGCCGTGGCGCTGCTGGGCAGCGCGAACCTCGCGCGCAGCGTCCGCAATCCCCTGAGCGCTCCGGAACGCGCCCGGCTGCTGCGCGCCGCCGTGCGGGACGCTGGGGGCGACGTGCGGCGCGTGACCATCCGCCCGCTGCCCGACCGCTTTGACGGCGAGCGCTGGGCGGCCGACGTGCGCGCGGTGGTGGCCGGCGTGCTCGGCCCGGCCGCGCGGATCGCCCTGGTCGGGCACGAGAAGGACGCCAGCGGCGCGTACCTGCGCTGGTTTCCCGGCTGGACGCGCGTGCCCCTGCCCGGCGTGCCCGGTCTGGACGCCACCCGCATCCGCGCCGCTTGGCTGACTGGAGCCCCCCTGCCGCCGGGCGTGCCCCCGCGGGTGACCGCGTGGCTGGCGGCCTTCGCGGCGCGCCCGGCGTTTGCTCGCCTGGCGGCCGACTGGGTCGCCGTCGAGGCTGCCCGCGCGGCGCTGCCACCCGGCGTCCGGCTCCACGAGGAACGCTGGCTGCAGATCCACGCCGGTCAGGTATGGCTGCACACGCGCCGGGGCGACATCGGCTGGGGGCTGTGGGAGCTGCCGGGACGGGTGCTGTCGCCGGGGCACCGACCGGAGCGGGACGGCGTGGTGTTCGGCAATCCCGCCCGCGCGCTCGTCGGGCAGGCGGTCGCGCACGTCTACCGGGCGCCGCCCCCGCCGGACGTGCTCGCCCGGCCAGTCGACCTCGCGGCGGCCCTGGCCCGCCCTCGCCGCTTCCACGAGGACCACCACGTCATCCTGACGCGGCTGCTGGGGGGCTAGCCCTCCCCGGACGACTCCTTCACGTTGTCGGCTTCATCCTTGAGCCAGCCGGTCGTCTTGCGGCGGTTCATCTCCCCGAAGGCCGACAGCCACTCCGGCTCGCTCAGGCCGTCCAGATCACGGCCGGAGAAGCGTTCGAGCAGCACGTCGCGCATCACCGCCGCCTCGTAGTCGCTGGCGCTCTGGGCGCCCAGGCGCTCCAGCACGGCGCCGGTGCTCAGGTGCTCGTCGATATTCATGTCAGGCCTCCTGGATGTCGAAGGGAAACACGGACGCCTCGGACGTCACGTGGAACCGGCGGCGCAGGTCGTCGAGCTTGCGGTGGGCTTCGGCCGTGTGCGCGACCAGGCCGTGCGGCACCTCCGCCGTCTCGTGGGCGAAGGTGACCCCCTCGACCTCCACGCCGGGCGCGCCGCCGTCCAGGGTCACGAACCGTGCCGGCACCTGCCCGCCCGGCACGAGAAGCATGAAGTCGTCCATGCCGGCACTGTCGCGCATCGGGGCGCGGCGCACCACCGCCCGGCTGACGCTTCGCCTTGCGGTGTTCTGAAGGAACGCCCCCGCTGCGCTACCCTGACCGGATGCCGGACGCTTCCCCTCCCCGTTCCCGCCTGCGCCTGCGGGTCTCTCCGGCCGCCGAGGCGCACGTGCGCGCCGGCCACCCGTGGGTGTACGAGTCCAGCGTGCGCGAGCAGAACCGTGAGGGCGACGCCGGAGAGCTGGCTGTGATCTACGACCGCCGCGACCGCTTCCTGGCGATCGGGCTGTACGACCCGGACTCGCCGCTGCGGGTGCGCGTGCTGCACCACGGCTCGCCCGCCACCCTGGACGACGCGTGGTGGGCGGCCCGGCTGGACGCGGCCATCGCCCTGCGCGCGCCCCTGTTCGGTCCGGACACCGACGGCTACCGGGTCGTGAACGGCGAATCCGACGGCTTTCCCGGTCTGGTGCTTGACCGCTACGGCACCACGCTGGTCGTGAAGCTGTAC
This region of Deinococcus metalli genomic DNA includes:
- a CDS encoding Ig-like domain-containing protein; the protein is MKFSSSALLAAALILTACDGSTTPAAKDTAAPTVSLSRSISDANGIVVLTASASDNTRVSRVEFYQGSTLLATDKAAPFTYETDVTAPRTGFTARAYDAAGNVGTSAAFDIVTPYQGVWGWALGDASGTVIDSGAVIFFDEGSFQGRVAGFGVYQNSPANRTGVSLMGPLFAAGKLEVIFSAGLESSTGNYFYGEDADDTLGTYQGKATVEGAAVIYDSTNTAGATVALAMVQDSAVVPQSLSGQNTARQNAGQRAVAYLTSQRVPVRTLTLDQTTVKSVAAGFLNR
- the nadE gene encoding ammonia-dependent NAD(+) synthetase; translated protein: MSALRDRIRAELNVQPDIDPTHEVERRVAFLSAYLGATPAAGFVLGISGGQDSTLAGRLCQLAAERVRAGGGAANFIAVRLPYGVQADEADAQAALAFIRPDHTVTVNICPSADAAARAAADALGTDLRDFVRGNVKARERMVAQYAIAGQLNLLVVGTDHAAEAVTGFFTKYGDGGVDLTPLTGLTKRQGAQLLAHLGAPESAWKKVPTADLEDGRPGLPDEAALGVTYAQIDAYLEGRDIEASAAERIETMFVNTRHKRALPVTPFDGWWAAQP
- a CDS encoding nicotinate phosphoribosyltransferase; this encodes MTPAPLPPAPSAVFTDLYQLTMMQGYVEHGLHTQEAVFDLSFRRRPFRGGYALWAGLEPMLDALEALHFTGDELAYLDGLGLFRPAFVDALRGWRFTGRVDAFREGSVVFGHEPLLTVTAPLWEAQLVETMLLNTLNFQTLVATKAARCVLAAASSPHGGTVVEFGARRAQGPDGALSATRAAVVGGAVGTSNVEAGLRWGLPVTGTHAHAWVESFPDELSAFRAYARTYPDATTLLLDTVDTLASGLPNALTVARELRAAGHELRGVRLDSGDLAYLSRRIRADLDAAGFEDVRIVASNDLSEDVITALIAEGARIDVYGVGTQLVTAGGEGGGALGGVYKLVQLGGRPRMKLTADPGKASVPGVKHVWRGAEGPAPDAPYAWDVLTLGEPPEPGDVVSDPVNPLRAARVPAGLHWAPAREMVMRGGVRTGAPEALLDVQARARRELARVPAGTRRLLNPHVYRVSLAPEVAALRDRERARLLGQSSA
- a CDS encoding ADP-ribose pyrophosphatase, encoding MSPVDGAVFIGRCQPPHDAHVGAVLAALDAAPRAVALLGSANLARSVRNPLSAPERARLLRAAVRDAGGDVRRVTIRPLPDRFDGERWAADVRAVVAGVLGPAARIALVGHEKDASGAYLRWFPGWTRVPLPGVPGLDATRIRAAWLTGAPLPPGVPPRVTAWLAAFAARPAFARLAADWVAVEAARAALPPGVRLHEERWLQIHAGQVWLHTRRGDIGWGLWELPGRVLSPGHRPERDGVVFGNPARALVGQAVAHVYRAPPPPDVLARPVDLAAALARPRRFHEDHHVILTRLLGG